A section of the Rhizobium sp. SSA_523 genome encodes:
- a CDS encoding type II toxin-antitoxin system ParD family antitoxin, which translates to MNKPFHITLDEPLDRFVDEQVESGRFASPQDVVEAGLRLLEEDQRKLEWLRNALIEGENSGEARLLDRQEFKRLMRKKHLP; encoded by the coding sequence ATGAACAAGCCGTTCCACATTACACTCGATGAACCGCTCGATCGCTTTGTCGACGAGCAGGTCGAAAGCGGCCGCTTTGCCTCGCCGCAGGATGTCGTCGAAGCAGGTCTTCGACTGCTGGAAGAGGATCAGCGAAAGCTGGAATGGCTGCGCAATGCGCTGATCGAGGGCGAGAACAGTGGTGAGGCTCGTCTGCTTGATCGGCAGGAGTTCAAGCGCCTGATGCGTAAGAAACATCTGCCATGA
- the purD gene encoding phosphoribosylamine--glycine ligase: MKVLLIGSGGREHALAWKLAQSPLLTRLYAAPGNPGIGQAAELVQLAVEDHAAVLAFCREMAIDLVVIGPEAPLVAGLADDLRAGGFAVFGPSRAAAQLEGSKGFTKDICARYNIPTGAYRRFTAAEPAKAYIRDEGAPIVVKADGLAAGKGVTVAMTVDEALAAVDDCFAGAFGEAGAEVVVEAYLDGEEASFFCLSDGKTALALATAQDHKRVGDGDTGPNTGGMGAYSPAPVMTPDLVERTMREIIEPTISGMAESGHPFTGVFFAGLMITQKGPELIEYNVRFGDPETQVLMMRLKSDLLPILHAAATQRLDQVSAEWHDATALTVVMASRGYPGAYRKDTPIAALPDTQEGEMVFHAGTARKDGQLVATGGRVLNLTAMGETVAEAKARAYALVDGVDWENGFCRRDIGWRAIAREAEPNKV; this comes from the coding sequence GTGAAGGTACTTCTGATTGGGTCCGGCGGTCGCGAGCATGCACTGGCCTGGAAGCTGGCGCAATCGCCCCTGTTGACCAGGCTCTACGCGGCGCCCGGCAATCCCGGCATTGGGCAAGCGGCGGAGCTCGTCCAGCTTGCGGTCGAAGACCATGCCGCGGTCCTCGCCTTCTGCCGCGAGATGGCGATCGACCTCGTCGTCATCGGTCCGGAAGCGCCTCTGGTCGCAGGCCTTGCCGACGACCTGCGGGCGGGCGGCTTTGCCGTCTTCGGACCCTCCCGTGCCGCCGCGCAGCTGGAAGGCTCGAAAGGCTTCACCAAGGATATCTGCGCCCGCTACAATATTCCGACCGGCGCCTATCGGCGCTTCACGGCCGCCGAACCGGCCAAGGCCTATATTCGCGATGAGGGCGCGCCCATCGTGGTGAAGGCCGATGGCCTTGCGGCCGGCAAGGGCGTGACCGTCGCCATGACGGTGGATGAGGCGCTTGCCGCCGTGGACGACTGCTTTGCCGGCGCCTTTGGCGAGGCCGGGGCGGAAGTTGTGGTCGAGGCCTATCTGGACGGCGAGGAAGCCAGCTTCTTTTGCCTGTCCGACGGCAAGACGGCGCTCGCCCTTGCGACAGCGCAGGATCACAAGCGGGTGGGCGATGGCGATACCGGGCCGAATACCGGCGGCATGGGCGCCTATTCCCCGGCCCCGGTGATGACCCCCGACCTGGTGGAGCGCACCATGAGGGAGATCATCGAACCGACCATTTCCGGCATGGCGGAAAGCGGCCATCCCTTCACCGGCGTCTTCTTTGCCGGCCTGATGATCACGCAGAAGGGGCCGGAACTCATCGAATACAATGTCCGTTTCGGCGATCCGGAGACGCAGGTGCTGATGATGCGCCTGAAGAGCGATCTTCTGCCCATCCTGCATGCCGCCGCCACGCAAAGGCTCGACCAGGTCAGCGCCGAATGGCACGATGCGACGGCTCTGACCGTGGTCATGGCGTCCAGGGGCTATCCCGGCGCCTATCGGAAGGATACGCCGATCGCTGCCCTGCCGGACACGCAGGAGGGCGAAATGGTTTTCCATGCCGGCACCGCCCGCAAGGACGGCCAGCTGGTGGCAACCGGCGGACGCGTGCTGAACCTCACCGCCATGGGAGAGACCGTGGCCGAGGCCAAGGCGCGCGCCTATGCGCTGGTGGATGGTGTTGACTGGGAAAACGGCTTCTGCCGCCGCGATATCGGCTGGCGGGCGATCGCAAGGGAGGCGGAGCCGAACAAGGTCTGA
- the glyS gene encoding glycine--tRNA ligase subunit beta: MPDLLLELRSEEIPARMQRKAAGDLKKLVTDALVERGLTYEGAREYWTPRRLTLDIRGLTARSADLKEEIKGPSTKAPEQAVQGFLRKAGLTSVSEAQTVSDPKKGDFYLAVVVRPGRAAEEIIAEVMPGIIRSFPWPKSMRSGAASMPRGMQYDGIDGKGLESLRWVRPLQSIVCLFGPEHEETQVIPFDVDGITAANITYGHRFHAPGAITVRRFDDYVASLEKAKVMLDAERRKDVILHDARDLAFANGLDLVEDEGLLEEVSGLVEWPHVLIGTFEEDYLAIPAEIIRLTIKTNQKCFVTRRQGESDGLSNRFILVSNIEAKDGGKEIMHGNGKVVRARLSDAKHFFTRDQGDLPDLETLKDSAQTFGLDLMKPLDQRMAKLDQLNVTFHAKLGTQGQRVQRIRALAKEIGRVVYASGPTPSSGPSDHLLPAREKKGQAAATSTPSPQRGEGGAHAPGEGAFLALVDRAVVLAKADLRTEAVGEFPELQGLMGRKYAVLQGEDPSVAAAIEDHYKPQGPSDRVPEDKVAITVALADKLDTLIGFWAIDEKPTGSKDPYALRRAALGVVRIMLERKVRLNLIEPCQRLKQAFFTPQIEGAALRQQQRAEDLVQLGAEGADDIGSLPGSGTYGQVANAGGQWVDRDVLDLLSFFHDRLKVYLRDMGARHDIIDAVLTPEADDLLLVARRAEALNAFITSEDGRNLLAGTKRATQLLAAEEKKGTVIADGVSDELLRLDAEKALSAAIKAATAEAAAAVAMEDFRSAMEALSRLRAPVDAFFEAVLVNDEDAAIRANRLALLKAIREATGTVADFSKIAG; the protein is encoded by the coding sequence ATGCCTGATCTTCTGCTCGAACTCCGCTCCGAGGAAATTCCGGCCCGCATGCAGCGCAAGGCTGCCGGCGATCTGAAGAAACTCGTCACCGATGCGCTCGTGGAGCGCGGCCTGACCTATGAAGGCGCGCGCGAATACTGGACGCCGCGCCGCCTGACGCTGGATATTCGCGGTCTGACCGCGCGTTCGGCCGACCTCAAGGAGGAGATCAAGGGACCTTCGACCAAGGCGCCGGAGCAGGCCGTGCAGGGCTTTCTGCGCAAGGCCGGCCTGACATCGGTATCGGAGGCGCAGACCGTCTCCGATCCGAAAAAGGGCGATTTCTACCTGGCGGTCGTCGTGCGGCCGGGTCGCGCCGCCGAAGAGATCATTGCCGAAGTGATGCCCGGCATTATCCGTTCCTTCCCCTGGCCGAAGAGCATGCGGTCCGGCGCGGCTTCCATGCCCCGCGGCATGCAGTATGACGGCATTGACGGCAAGGGGCTGGAAAGCCTGCGCTGGGTGCGGCCGCTGCAATCGATCGTCTGCCTGTTCGGGCCGGAACATGAGGAAACCCAGGTTATTCCCTTCGATGTGGATGGCATTACGGCGGCCAACATCACCTATGGCCATCGTTTCCACGCCCCGGGTGCGATCACCGTGCGCCGCTTCGATGATTATGTCGCGAGCCTCGAAAAGGCCAAGGTCATGCTGGATGCCGAACGCCGCAAGGACGTGATCCTGCACGATGCGCGCGATCTTGCCTTCGCCAATGGTCTCGATCTCGTCGAGGATGAAGGGCTGCTGGAGGAAGTATCCGGCCTGGTCGAGTGGCCGCATGTGCTGATCGGCACCTTCGAGGAAGACTATCTGGCCATTCCGGCAGAGATCATCCGCCTGACCATCAAGACCAACCAGAAATGCTTCGTCACCCGCCGGCAGGGCGAAAGCGACGGCCTGTCCAACCGCTTCATCCTCGTTTCCAATATCGAGGCGAAGGATGGCGGCAAGGAGATCATGCATGGCAATGGCAAGGTGGTGCGCGCCAGGCTTTCGGATGCCAAGCATTTCTTCACCCGCGACCAGGGCGACCTGCCGGATCTGGAGACGCTGAAGGATTCGGCGCAGACATTCGGCCTCGACCTCATGAAGCCGCTGGACCAGCGGATGGCCAAGCTCGACCAGCTGAACGTCACCTTCCATGCCAAGCTCGGCACGCAAGGGCAGCGGGTCCAGCGCATCCGGGCCCTGGCAAAAGAGATTGGTCGGGTGGTGTATGCATCCGGCCCGACCCCCTCATCCGGTCCTTCGGACCACCTTCTCCCCGCCAGGGAGAAGAAAGGGCAGGCGGCTGCAACATCCACCCCCTCGCCCCAACGGGGAGAGGGTGGCGCGCATGCGCCGGGTGAGGGGGCCTTCCTTGCTCTGGTGGATCGCGCCGTGGTGCTGGCCAAGGCGGATCTGCGCACGGAAGCGGTGGGCGAATTTCCGGAATTGCAGGGCCTGATGGGCCGCAAATATGCGGTCCTGCAGGGCGAAGACCCCTCGGTTGCCGCGGCGATCGAGGATCATTACAAGCCGCAAGGCCCATCCGACCGCGTGCCGGAGGACAAGGTGGCGATCACTGTGGCACTCGCCGATAAGCTCGACACGCTGATCGGTTTCTGGGCGATCGACGAAAAGCCGACCGGCTCGAAAGACCCTTACGCGCTGCGCCGCGCGGCGCTCGGCGTCGTGCGCATCATGCTGGAACGCAAGGTGCGGTTGAACCTGATAGAGCCGTGTCAGCGCCTCAAGCAGGCGTTCTTCACGCCGCAGATCGAGGGCGCCGCTCTGAGGCAGCAGCAAAGGGCCGAAGACCTGGTGCAGCTTGGCGCGGAAGGCGCGGACGATATCGGCAGCCTGCCAGGCTCTGGCACCTATGGCCAGGTTGCCAATGCCGGCGGCCAGTGGGTCGATCGCGACGTTCTGGACCTGCTCTCCTTCTTCCACGACCGCCTGAAGGTCTATCTGCGCGACATGGGCGCCCGCCACGACATCATCGACGCGGTGCTGACGCCGGAGGCCGACGATCTTCTCCTGGTGGCCCGCCGGGCGGAAGCCCTGAATGCCTTCATCACCTCCGAAGATGGCCGCAACCTCTTGGCCGGCACCAAGCGCGCCACGCAGCTGCTCGCCGCCGAAGAGAAGAAGGGCACCGTGATCGCCGATGGCGTCTCGGACGAATTGCTGAGGCTCGATGCGGAAAAGGCGCTCTCCGCAGCGATCAAGGCGGCAACCGCCGAGGCCGCCGCGGCGGTCGCGATGGAGGATTTCCGCTCCGCCATGGAGGCGCTGTCCAGGCTGCGCGCCCCCGTGGATGCCTTCTTCGAAGCGGTTCTCGTCAATGACGAGGACGCGGCGATCCGCGCCAACCGCCTGGCGCTGCTGAAGGCCATTCGCGAGGCCACCGGCACGGTGGCGGATTTCTCCAAAATCGCCGGCTGA
- a CDS encoding plant virulence effector HPE1-like domain-containing protein has protein sequence MHSPVLTFLSLGMALKLTLGLASPAVAGSIETWSTIPIAHPPSVTDIKCPDCTAKETVKLSTYTVPTLDDGQQKLQLLPRDGKQALVRTEAFMGGSPVTYVSLNPVFVETEQKALAGDPALPSPVVSTGDGVDLEATTSAVGQGSGLTQPLPSAVPPAEPAPDASKASTPPDFSGLELRPTHSRLP, from the coding sequence ATGCACAGCCCCGTCTTGACGTTCCTGTCGCTTGGCATGGCCCTGAAGCTAACGCTTGGCCTGGCTTCGCCGGCCGTCGCAGGATCGATCGAAACCTGGTCGACCATTCCGATCGCCCATCCGCCGAGCGTGACCGACATCAAGTGCCCGGATTGCACGGCGAAGGAGACGGTCAAGCTATCGACCTATACGGTTCCGACGCTGGACGACGGGCAGCAGAAGCTGCAGCTCCTGCCGCGTGACGGCAAGCAGGCGCTGGTGCGGACAGAGGCCTTCATGGGCGGTTCGCCGGTGACCTATGTCAGCCTCAACCCGGTCTTTGTCGAGACGGAGCAGAAGGCGCTGGCCGGCGATCCCGCCCTTCCCTCGCCCGTGGTGTCGACGGGCGACGGTGTCGACCTTGAAGCCACGACCTCGGCCGTGGGACAGGGTTCCGGCCTCACTCAGCCCCTGCCTTCCGCCGTGCCGCCGGCTGAACCGGCGCCTGACGCATCCAAAGCCTCCACGCCGCCGGACTTTTCCGGACTGGAACTGCGCCCGACCCATTCCCGCCTGCCCTGA
- a CDS encoding methyl-accepting chemotaxis protein, with product MKNMKISLQLFVLVGAMSLVFGAMTFLQIRSSTEAIYHERYEMLRTQVESAISVMKTFDDRAIAGEFTQEEARKRAYSLLNKMRFEPDGYFFGYDYDVVLVFHPTANTVGQSSKGKPDPSGYAYRDDLVKFGRNGGGYVEFIGPKPGNDPNDYRFPKAAYAKAFEPWQLVVVTGLYTDDLQAQVMSTIIKTVVASLLLFVVALAGAYYLIRGITRPLAAIHDALDAVADEDVSRPIPHTDMRNEIGLMAKATAALQQKVRERHALTARQKEQETELFAERERSAGMQRVEAEAQAHVVGTISHALEKLANGDLTVRCDDLGSQYDELRRNFNGALTRLEQAMTRVSLKGNDISVSKEEIRRASSELAQRTERQAANLEETSAALDELTVAVRQTADGAREAAKRVETISAEAQQSDTIVAQAINAMSGIEQSSSEISKIIGVIDEIAFQTNLLALNAGVEAARAGESGKGFAVVAQEVRELAQRSAAAAKEIKDQISRSSGQVEQGVELVARAGDALKRISTQIDSANAVVSRISASAQEQDTTLRSISSAMNQLDTATQQNAAMAEETTASAEVLANDTGDLLDLIRGFRTAEAGGLHGMGQQMRRAG from the coding sequence ATGAAGAATATGAAGATTTCTCTGCAGCTCTTCGTGCTTGTGGGCGCGATGAGCCTGGTCTTCGGTGCGATGACCTTCCTGCAGATCCGCTCGTCGACCGAGGCGATCTATCACGAACGGTATGAGATGCTGCGCACGCAGGTGGAAAGCGCCATCTCCGTGATGAAGACCTTCGATGACCGCGCCATTGCCGGCGAATTCACGCAGGAAGAGGCCCGCAAGCGCGCCTATAGCCTGCTCAACAAGATGCGCTTCGAGCCGGATGGCTATTTCTTCGGCTATGATTATGACGTGGTCCTGGTCTTCCATCCGACCGCCAATACCGTGGGCCAGAGCAGCAAGGGCAAGCCTGATCCGAGCGGCTATGCCTATCGCGACGATCTGGTGAAATTCGGCCGCAATGGCGGCGGCTATGTCGAATTCATCGGTCCCAAGCCCGGCAATGACCCGAATGACTACCGCTTCCCCAAGGCGGCCTACGCCAAGGCCTTCGAACCCTGGCAGCTGGTCGTCGTGACCGGGCTCTATACCGACGATCTGCAGGCGCAGGTCATGTCGACCATCATCAAGACCGTCGTCGCCTCGCTCTTGCTGTTTGTCGTGGCCCTGGCCGGCGCCTATTACCTGATCCGCGGCATTACCCGGCCGCTGGCCGCCATTCACGACGCGCTCGACGCGGTTGCGGATGAGGATGTCTCGCGTCCGATCCCGCACACCGACATGCGCAACGAAATCGGGCTGATGGCCAAGGCCACCGCGGCACTGCAGCAGAAGGTGCGCGAGCGCCATGCGCTCACCGCCCGCCAGAAGGAGCAGGAAACGGAACTTTTTGCCGAACGCGAGCGCAGCGCCGGCATGCAGCGCGTCGAGGCGGAAGCGCAGGCGCATGTGGTGGGCACCATCAGCCATGCGCTGGAAAAGCTCGCCAACGGCGACCTGACCGTCCGCTGCGACGATCTGGGTTCGCAGTATGACGAGCTGCGTCGCAACTTCAACGGTGCGCTGACAAGGCTCGAGCAGGCCATGACGCGGGTCAGCCTGAAGGGCAATGATATCAGCGTCTCCAAGGAAGAGATCCGTCGCGCCTCCAGCGAACTGGCCCAGCGCACCGAGCGTCAGGCCGCCAATCTCGAGGAAACCTCGGCAGCGCTGGACGAGCTGACCGTGGCCGTGCGCCAGACGGCGGACGGTGCGCGCGAAGCGGCAAAGCGGGTGGAGACGATCAGCGCCGAAGCCCAGCAGAGCGATACGATCGTGGCGCAGGCCATCAACGCGATGAGCGGCATCGAACAATCATCCTCCGAGATCTCCAAGATCATCGGCGTGATCGATGAAATCGCCTTCCAGACCAACCTGCTCGCGCTGAATGCCGGCGTCGAGGCGGCCCGCGCCGGGGAAAGCGGCAAGGGCTTTGCCGTCGTCGCTCAGGAAGTGCGCGAACTGGCACAGCGCTCCGCCGCTGCCGCCAAGGAGATCAAGGACCAGATCTCCCGCTCGTCCGGCCAGGTCGAACAGGGCGTCGAGCTGGTGGCGCGCGCCGGCGATGCCTTGAAGCGCATCTCCACCCAGATCGACAGTGCCAATGCCGTGGTCTCCCGCATCTCCGCCAGCGCGCAGGAGCAGGATACGACGCTGCGCTCCATCTCCTCGGCGATGAACCAGCTCGACACGGCGACCCAGCAGAATGCCGCCATGGCCGAGGAAACCACGGCTTCGGCCGAGGTTCTGGCCAATGACACCGGCGACCTTCTGGACCTCATCCGTGGCTTCCGCACGGCAGAGGCCGGCGGGCTGCACGGCATGGGCCAGCAGATGCGCCGGGCCGGCTGA
- a CDS encoding DUF2207 domain-containing protein, producing the protein MTAGFQRAALLVLAVLLPVLSASGAARAAEFVDSYRSEIAIAADGAVTVTEIITVNAEGRDIRRGIFRDFPLYMVDARGRRQKVGFDVLSAARDGRPEEFHTETISGGIRIYLGSADTLLPVGRHTYELTYRTDRQIRYFDDHDEFYWNVTGNGWIFDIRRVTALISLPPGVSATRTAVYTGPEGSRQSAARIGGSAAVPAFSTTAPLAAGEGMTVVVALPKGSIAPPGAAEQQAWFLRDNINLILGGGGLLLVTLYYVWFWRRVGRDPEGGVVVPRWDAPDGLSPALVNYVYNKGFSGAGWDALSASFIDLAVKGHVTLDDLKNRIVVRRTQKPKAGPLPTGQAYLLSELAVPGDELIIDKDNGERVQKVGRGFRSAIEKEHRGRYYKSNIGYTIGGIGLSLFVGLVLILFGDFDPESIGFLVPPMIFGFVWGGIALKAGRALLRKRGLLARIGAILVFAILGFMALSAAVMLFVGIVDSLETHQWPVMAAFGGLTLVNAVFFFLMGAPTPLGAKLMAGVEGLKTYLTLAERDRLNMAGAPQMSPQHFETLLPYAVALGVEKPWSETFETWLASAAAGAAAAAYQPVWYHGGSIGDLGTSIGGFSSSMASTIASTIPQPKSSSSSGFSSSGGFSGGGGGGGGGGGW; encoded by the coding sequence ATGACGGCAGGTTTCCAGCGCGCGGCTCTCCTGGTTCTGGCCGTTCTCTTGCCGGTGCTGTCTGCATCGGGAGCGGCCCGCGCTGCCGAATTTGTCGACAGCTACCGCTCCGAGATCGCCATTGCCGCCGATGGCGCCGTCACCGTCACCGAAATCATCACGGTCAACGCCGAAGGGCGCGATATCCGGCGAGGGATCTTCCGCGACTTCCCGCTCTATATGGTGGATGCGAGGGGACGGCGGCAGAAGGTCGGGTTCGATGTGCTGTCCGCGGCGCGCGACGGCAGGCCGGAGGAGTTCCACACCGAGACGATATCGGGCGGCATCCGCATTTACCTGGGCTCTGCCGACACGCTGCTGCCGGTGGGCCGTCACACCTATGAACTCACCTATCGCACCGACCGGCAGATCCGCTATTTCGACGATCACGACGAATTCTACTGGAATGTGACCGGCAATGGCTGGATTTTCGACATCCGGCGGGTCACGGCGCTGATCTCACTGCCGCCGGGCGTTTCCGCCACCCGCACCGCCGTCTATACCGGGCCGGAGGGCTCGAGACAGAGCGCGGCGCGAATCGGCGGCAGCGCCGCGGTGCCTGCTTTCTCCACCACGGCGCCGCTTGCGGCCGGGGAGGGAATGACGGTCGTGGTGGCGCTTCCCAAGGGGTCCATTGCGCCTCCCGGCGCTGCCGAACAGCAGGCCTGGTTCCTGCGCGACAATATCAACCTCATTCTCGGCGGCGGCGGGCTGCTTCTCGTCACGCTCTATTATGTCTGGTTCTGGCGGCGCGTCGGCCGCGATCCTGAAGGCGGCGTGGTGGTTCCCCGCTGGGATGCGCCGGACGGGCTGTCGCCGGCGCTCGTCAATTATGTCTACAACAAGGGTTTTTCCGGCGCCGGCTGGGATGCGCTGTCGGCAAGCTTCATCGATCTTGCGGTGAAGGGCCATGTGACGCTGGACGACCTCAAGAACCGCATCGTGGTGCGCCGGACGCAGAAGCCGAAGGCGGGCCCGCTGCCGACCGGCCAGGCCTATCTGCTGTCGGAACTCGCAGTCCCGGGCGATGAACTGATCATCGACAAGGACAATGGCGAGCGGGTCCAGAAGGTCGGCCGCGGCTTCCGCTCCGCCATCGAGAAGGAGCATCGCGGCCGCTATTACAAGAGCAATATCGGCTACACGATCGGCGGGATCGGCCTCAGCCTCTTTGTGGGTCTGGTACTGATCCTGTTTGGCGATTTCGATCCGGAAAGCATCGGCTTCCTGGTGCCGCCGATGATTTTCGGCTTCGTCTGGGGCGGGATAGCACTGAAGGCCGGGCGCGCTCTGTTGCGCAAGCGCGGGCTTCTGGCGCGCATCGGGGCCATTCTCGTCTTTGCCATTCTCGGCTTCATGGCCCTCTCGGCGGCGGTGATGCTGTTCGTCGGCATCGTGGATTCGCTTGAAACGCATCAGTGGCCGGTGATGGCCGCCTTTGGCGGGCTCACGCTCGTCAATGCGGTGTTCTTCTTCCTGATGGGCGCGCCGACGCCGCTCGGCGCCAAGCTGATGGCCGGCGTGGAGGGGCTCAAGACCTATCTCACCCTGGCCGAGCGCGACCGGCTGAACATGGCCGGCGCGCCGCAAATGTCGCCGCAGCATTTCGAGACGCTATTGCCCTATGCGGTGGCGCTGGGTGTCGAAAAGCCGTGGAGCGAGACCTTCGAAACCTGGCTGGCCAGTGCCGCGGCGGGCGCGGCGGCGGCCGCCTATCAGCCCGTCTGGTACCATGGCGGCTCGATCGGCGATCTCGGCACGAGCATCGGCGGCTTTTCCTCCTCCATGGCATCGACCATCGCCTCTACCATTCCGCAGCCGAAATCCTCGTCTTCCTCGGGTTTTTCCTCCTCGGGCGGTTTTTCCGGCGGCGGCGGGGGCGGCGGAGGCGGAGGTGGGTGGTAG
- a CDS encoding type II toxin-antitoxin system RelE/ParE family toxin produces MSVFRLTPAAEADLDEIWRYTMRTWSAERADRYSDDFFDAFDLLVQNPNLGRKAEGFGERYRRLFVGHHLVFYLVERSGDVLVVRILHERSDIPRHLDE; encoded by the coding sequence ATGAGCGTCTTCCGCCTCACCCCCGCGGCAGAAGCAGACTTGGACGAGATCTGGCGATACACGATGCGGACGTGGTCTGCTGAACGGGCGGACCGGTATTCCGACGATTTCTTCGATGCCTTCGACCTTCTTGTTCAAAATCCGAACTTGGGTCGGAAAGCGGAAGGATTTGGCGAGAGATATCGTCGTCTCTTTGTTGGCCATCATCTTGTGTTCTACCTTGTGGAGCGGTCCGGCGACGTGTTGGTCGTGCGCATTCTCCACGAGCGATCCGACATTCCCCGCCATCTCGACGAATAG
- a CDS encoding DUF523 domain-containing protein — protein sequence MPARILISACLLGQPVRYDGRGKPLVHPLIERWKGEGRLVSFCPELAGGMSVPRPPAEIEKGLSGEDVLAGRARVLEVTGGDVTAAFLAGAAKALAAAQGNGCTTALLIDGSPSCGSLSIYDGNFAGVRHAGNGVTAALLREHGIAVYAPAQIEDLAGHVATRASGEKAESAAL from the coding sequence ATGCCCGCCAGAATCCTCATCAGCGCCTGCCTGCTGGGCCAGCCCGTCCGCTATGACGGAAGGGGAAAGCCGCTCGTCCATCCGCTGATCGAGCGGTGGAAGGGGGAGGGCCGCCTCGTCTCCTTCTGTCCCGAACTGGCCGGGGGGATGAGCGTGCCGCGGCCGCCGGCCGAGATCGAGAAGGGCCTGTCGGGCGAGGATGTCCTGGCAGGCCGCGCCCGCGTTCTGGAAGTCACGGGCGGCGATGTGACGGCGGCCTTCCTTGCCGGTGCCGCGAAGGCGCTGGCCGCCGCACAGGGCAATGGCTGCACGACAGCGCTGCTGATCGACGGCAGCCCGTCCTGCGGCTCGCTGTCGATCTATGACGGAAACTTCGCCGGGGTAAGGCATGCGGGCAATGGCGTCACCGCCGCGCTTCTTCGCGAGCACGGCATCGCCGTCTATGCCCCGGCGCAGATCGAGGATCTGGCGGGGCATGTCGCGACCAGAGCATCGGGCGAAAAAGCGGAATCCGCTGCCTTGTAG